A region from the Microcoleus sp. AS-A8 genome encodes:
- a CDS encoding DUF839 domain-containing protein translates to MADIVNGKTSAQSYVTDLPGNGGYNVIPLLTVGDEVSLLEGEFGNFTVSPDKTFAFAGIPDGTGVFETEDYYYVFVNHELRPTAASDISSTVDGQIQGARVSVFQFDKDWNVIGGQNLIDTAVDSTGTYELNLDTGEYVNTEDPDATLTFNRFCSGFLAEHGFEGGPIWFAPEESSPDGRGWAVSADGTALALEGLGRYSKENVVAASEYRADNSNKTVLFSTEDFADGEIYMFVGQQTEDDPNGFKNGDLYVLRVEGSDYESEIGASTTGTWTKVDSNVALNPDGTVLSDWVNAEDRSTNFQRPEDIHEDPNNPGTFYFVTTGTKEKPGGDISDSSDDAETPEEADNPYGRLYRFTLDSNDPTRPVQFDFLLEGGFGKGVSYDNIVVDSNGHVLIQEDETAFGGEVMEAEGRDARIWSYDIASEEVVPLFEVVEEAATPDFDSEEYGIWESSGIIEIPSAESGQNAYLFDVQAHGINDPQLLNGNYVEGGQLLIAVPGENPISGGDGSDTLTGTKNNDTIFGDPTRFGVGGDDLIYGNSGADRIFAGSGNDEVEGGDGDDTLYGGSGNDALKGNCGNDTIYGEAGNDKLEGASGDDKLYGQDGDDSLNGGEGNDVLKGGEGNDKLEGGNGDDKLYAGESGNDSMTGGAGKDQFWIVDAKIPSAGSTITDYHAGEDILGLGAGLAFADLKINQLGNDTLISTKEGNKALAKLVGIDASTISIDDFVSTASRPLIIGHRGASGSRPEHTLASYELAIELGADFIEPDVVSTKDGVLIARHENEISGTTDVANRSEFAERKTTKIIDGKEVTGWFTEDFTLAEIKTLRAIERLPFRDQSFNGQFEIPTLQEVIDLAKEKSAETGRTIGIYPETKHPTYFDSIGLSMEEPLVEILDENGYSDRNDPVFIQSFEVGNLKDLNEMTDVPLVQLFDASNAQPYDFVVSGDERTYGDLTTPEGLAEIATYADGIGPGKRLIIPADPVDFNGDGQPDDLNGDGLISDADYVLQDPTSLIEDAHAAGLLVHAYTFRNEDRYLAPEYNGDPTAEYEQFFSLGLDGLFTDFPGTGFEVANRLYPVNDPDPLAGVGLLTPTDTTAI, encoded by the coding sequence ATGGCTGATATAGTCAACGGCAAAACTTCTGCTCAGTCTTATGTGACTGACCTTCCGGGGAACGGAGGCTATAACGTTATTCCTTTACTGACAGTAGGAGATGAAGTCTCTTTACTGGAAGGAGAGTTCGGGAACTTTACAGTAAGCCCTGATAAGACCTTTGCCTTCGCCGGAATTCCAGATGGTACAGGAGTGTTTGAAACGGAAGATTACTACTATGTTTTCGTCAATCATGAATTAAGACCAACGGCTGCTTCCGATATCTCTAGTACAGTTGATGGTCAGATTCAGGGCGCACGAGTTTCGGTATTCCAATTCGACAAAGATTGGAACGTAATCGGTGGTCAAAACCTAATTGATACTGCTGTAGATAGTACTGGTACTTACGAACTCAACCTGGATACAGGTGAATACGTTAATACGGAAGACCCAGATGCTACATTAACCTTCAACCGCTTCTGTTCTGGCTTCTTGGCTGAGCATGGCTTTGAGGGCGGACCTATCTGGTTTGCCCCTGAAGAAAGCAGTCCAGATGGTCGGGGTTGGGCAGTCAGTGCTGATGGTACTGCTCTAGCTCTTGAGGGCTTGGGTCGTTACTCTAAAGAAAACGTAGTCGCAGCGTCTGAATATCGAGCTGACAACTCAAACAAAACTGTGCTGTTTAGCACAGAAGATTTTGCAGACGGTGAAATCTACATGTTTGTGGGTCAGCAAACTGAAGATGACCCAAATGGCTTTAAGAATGGTGACCTCTATGTCCTGAGGGTGGAGGGATCTGACTATGAAAGTGAAATTGGTGCTTCAACGACAGGGACATGGACGAAAGTAGACAGTAATGTAGCCCTCAATCCCGATGGAACAGTCCTCAGTGATTGGGTGAATGCTGAAGACCGTTCAACCAACTTTCAGCGTCCTGAAGACATTCACGAAGACCCGAATAATCCTGGAACCTTCTATTTCGTAACCACAGGAACCAAGGAAAAACCTGGTGGAGATATTAGCGATTCTTCAGACGACGCCGAAACCCCCGAAGAAGCCGACAACCCCTACGGCAGGCTTTATCGCTTTACCCTGGATTCCAACGATCCAACCCGACCTGTTCAGTTCGATTTTCTCTTAGAGGGTGGCTTTGGTAAGGGTGTCAGCTACGACAATATCGTCGTTGATTCCAACGGTCACGTATTAATCCAGGAAGACGAAACTGCCTTTGGCGGTGAGGTTATGGAAGCCGAAGGACGAGATGCTCGGATCTGGTCTTACGATATTGCTTCAGAAGAGGTTGTCCCACTCTTTGAAGTCGTTGAAGAGGCAGCGACTCCTGATTTTGATAGTGAAGAATACGGGATTTGGGAAAGCTCTGGTATTATCGAAATTCCCAGTGCCGAATCCGGTCAAAACGCTTACTTGTTTGATGTTCAGGCTCATGGCATTAACGATCCTCAGTTGCTCAACGGCAACTATGTCGAAGGGGGGCAATTACTCATTGCGGTGCCAGGGGAAAACCCCATCAGTGGTGGTGACGGTAGCGACACGCTTACTGGAACTAAGAATAACGATACGATTTTCGGTGACCCTACACGTTTTGGTGTCGGCGGGGATGACCTCATTTACGGTAATTCTGGCGCAGATCGCATCTTTGCAGGTAGCGGTAACGATGAGGTCGAAGGCGGCGACGGCGACGATACCCTCTACGGAGGCTCTGGCAATGACGCCCTAAAAGGCAATTGCGGCAACGATACCATCTACGGTGAGGCTGGTAACGACAAGCTAGAAGGTGCTAGTGGTGACGACAAGCTCTACGGTCAAGATGGAGATGATAGCCTCAACGGCGGTGAGGGTAACGATGTCCTCAAAGGTGGCGAGGGTAACGACAAACTAGAAGGTGGCAACGGCGACGACAAGCTTTATGCTGGGGAGTCGGGTAACGACAGCATGACAGGTGGCGCTGGCAAAGACCAGTTCTGGATTGTGGATGCTAAAATTCCCAGTGCTGGCAGTACGATTACCGACTACCACGCGGGTGAAGATATTCTCGGTTTGGGTGCTGGTCTAGCGTTTGCCGACTTGAAGATTAACCAACTGGGTAACGATACCTTAATTAGTACCAAAGAAGGCAATAAAGCTTTAGCCAAGTTAGTTGGGATTGATGCCAGCACGATTTCAATCGATGATTTTGTCAGCACTGCTTCTCGCCCTTTGATTATCGGTCATCGAGGTGCTAGCGGTTCGCGTCCAGAGCATACTTTGGCGTCCTATGAATTAGCGATCGAGCTAGGGGCTGACTTTATTGAACCTGATGTGGTTTCCACCAAAGACGGTGTTCTGATTGCTCGTCACGAGAACGAAATTTCAGGAACAACCGACGTTGCCAATCGCTCAGAATTTGCCGAGCGCAAGACCACGAAAATCATTGATGGAAAAGAAGTAACGGGTTGGTTTACCGAAGACTTCACCCTTGCTGAAATTAAGACGCTTCGGGCTATAGAGCGCCTACCGTTCCGCGATCAATCCTTCAATGGTCAGTTTGAAATTCCCACCCTCCAGGAAGTCATCGATCTGGCGAAGGAGAAAAGTGCAGAAACGGGGCGAACCATTGGCATTTATCCAGAAACCAAGCATCCCACCTACTTTGATTCCATTGGGCTATCAATGGAAGAGCCATTGGTAGAGATTCTCGATGAGAATGGTTACAGCGATCGCAACGATCCAGTCTTCATTCAATCCTTTGAAGTTGGAAACTTGAAAGACTTGAATGAAATGACTGATGTGCCTCTGGTTCAGTTATTTGATGCCAGTAACGCTCAGCCGTATGATTTCGTTGTCAGTGGCGACGAGCGCACCTATGGCGACTTGACGACTCCTGAAGGACTGGCTGAGATTGCCACCTATGCCGATGGAATTGGTCCGGGGAAGCGGTTAATTATTCCTGCTGACCCTGTTGATTTTAATGGGGATGGTCAGCCCGATGACCTCAATGGAGATGGTCTGATCAGTGATGCTGATTACGTCCTGCAAGACCCCACTTCCTTAATTGAAGATGCTCATGCGGCTGGTTTACTGGTTCATGCCTACACCTTCCGCAATGAAGACCGTTACCTAGCTCCGGAGTATAACGGCGACCCGACAGCCGAATACGAGCAGTTCTTCAGCCTGGGTCTTGATGGTCTATTCACCGACTTTCCCGGAACTGGGTTCGAGGTGGCTAACCGTCTGTATCCTGTCAATGACCCCGATCCCCTGGCTGGCGTGGGGCTATTAACACCCACTGACACCACTGCAATCTAA